Proteins encoded in a region of the Myxococcales bacterium genome:
- a CDS encoding DUF3142 domain-containing protein: protein MRLGLAIIAAIGVAVVIGSGRSPAPPRARATPLEHDAYVWQRRWTGAVRAAVAGAPAELDALRVLTVEVEADRAVWPEVDVAALVASARPVTAVVRIAGARLPEQVPMAAVLARVEAWRAAGVAVAGVEIDHDCASAALPAYARWLAANRPPAPLRFSITALPAWADCRAVAAVAAAVDEVVVQVHTVRAPVLFDLPAARSALARFAAVVPAASLRVALPTYDAMIDGALARSRPTEVAAFVRWLERGGGPPVRGVVWFRLPVEGDARAWPTATLVAVIRAAPLRAEVAADVIATGPGRFDLVLRNAGNVPAPWPALALGGGVDGAELIGGYVARADRRFSPPARDLAPGATTVVGWATGKDLTLDAL, encoded by the coding sequence CCACGCCGCTCGAGCACGACGCCTACGTCTGGCAGCGGCGCTGGACCGGCGCGGTCCGGGCCGCGGTCGCCGGCGCGCCGGCCGAGCTCGACGCGCTGCGGGTGCTGACCGTCGAGGTCGAGGCCGATCGCGCGGTCTGGCCCGAGGTCGACGTCGCGGCGCTGGTGGCGTCGGCGCGCCCGGTGACCGCGGTGGTCCGGATCGCCGGCGCGCGCCTGCCCGAGCAGGTGCCGATGGCCGCGGTGCTGGCCCGGGTCGAGGCCTGGCGCGCCGCCGGGGTCGCGGTCGCCGGCGTCGAGATCGATCACGACTGCGCCAGCGCGGCCCTGCCGGCGTACGCGCGCTGGCTCGCGGCCAACCGGCCGCCGGCGCCGCTGCGGTTCTCGATCACCGCGCTGCCGGCCTGGGCCGACTGCCGGGCGGTGGCCGCGGTGGCCGCCGCCGTCGACGAGGTCGTCGTGCAGGTCCACACGGTCCGGGCCCCGGTCCTGTTCGATCTCCCGGCGGCCCGATCGGCGCTGGCGCGGTTCGCCGCGGTGGTGCCCGCGGCGTCGCTGCGGGTGGCGCTGCCGACCTACGACGCGATGATCGACGGCGCGCTCGCGCGCTCGCGCCCGACCGAGGTCGCGGCGTTCGTGCGCTGGCTCGAGCGCGGCGGCGGGCCGCCGGTCCGCGGCGTGGTCTGGTTCCGGCTGCCGGTCGAGGGCGACGCCCGGGCCTGGCCGACCGCGACCCTGGTGGCGGTGATCCGCGCCGCGCCGCTGCGCGCCGAGGTCGCCGCCGACGTGATCGCCACCGGGCCCGGGCGCTTCGATCTGGTGCTGCGCAACGCCGGCAACGTGCCGGCGCCGTGGCCCGCGCTCGCGCTGGGCGGCGGCGTCGACGGCGCCGAGCTGATCGGCGGCTACGTCGCGCGCGCGGACCGCCGCTTCAGCCCGCCGGCGCGCGACCTCGCGCCCGGCGCCACCACCGTCGTCGGCTGGGCGACGGGCAAGGACCTCACCCTCGATGCGCTCTGA